A region from the Rheinheimera mangrovi genome encodes:
- the ompR gene encoding osmolarity response regulator transcription factor OmpR, translating to MLGQETTKILVVDDDMRLRSLLERYLVEQGYIVRTSANFEQMQRLMERENFHLVVLDLMLPGEDGLSICRKLRQQENEIPIIMLTAKGDEVDRIIGLEMGADDYLPKPFNPRELLARIRAVLRRKSKELPGAPAVEESQVKFGPFVFNLATREMRKGEELMPLTSGEFAVLKVLVTHAREPLSRDKLMNMARGRDYSAMERSIDVQVSRLRRMLEDDPTNPRYIQTVWGLGYVFVPDGAVS from the coding sequence ATGCTCGGACAAGAAACAACAAAAATTTTAGTAGTCGACGATGACATGAGATTACGTTCTTTATTAGAACGTTATCTGGTAGAGCAAGGTTATATTGTCCGTACCTCCGCCAACTTCGAGCAAATGCAGCGTTTAATGGAGCGCGAAAATTTCCATCTGGTAGTGCTGGATCTGATGTTGCCTGGCGAAGATGGTTTATCCATTTGTCGCAAGCTGCGCCAACAAGAAAATGAAATTCCTATCATTATGCTGACCGCCAAAGGCGATGAAGTGGACCGTATTATTGGCCTGGAAATGGGGGCTGACGATTACCTGCCTAAACCTTTTAATCCGCGTGAATTATTAGCCCGTATCCGCGCCGTATTGCGCCGTAAATCAAAAGAGCTCCCTGGTGCGCCTGCAGTGGAAGAAAGTCAGGTCAAGTTTGGACCTTTTGTGTTTAATCTGGCAACCCGCGAAATGCGTAAAGGCGAAGAGCTGATGCCTTTAACCAGCGGTGAATTTGCGGTACTGAAAGTGTTGGTCACTCATGCCCGTGAGCCTTTGTCGCGCGACAAGCTGATGAATATGGCCCGTGGCCGCGATTATTCAGCCATGGAGCGCAGCATCGACGTACAGGTATCCCGCTTGCGCCGTATGCTGGAAGACGACCCGACTAACCCACGTTATATTCAAACCGTCTGGGGGTTGGGTTATGTCTTTGTGCCTGACGGTGCAGTCAGCTAA
- a CDS encoding TIGR04141 family sporadically distributed protein, protein MPSVITEKVFQLTIYLVKNNNAANEDLVKVGNAKPPVSFEISGAPATLYVRRRKTKTPDWTTLLLQSEDVQASLFDENSSSGALLVVRLTDATFLVTFGLGHTLHNPEAIERDFGLRVALNSTKSSEIRSMDKATSELTPLNSRTQSSLGVDIEQLLIDTETDLLYAITGISNVDMFGSVVTGRDSLTIKPKLELGHLPRILRKTLERYQAGLPSDYEWVDNIRREKDTTVVTQLESKLLQDIQSGSNTKIWLGEPEIVDWETNLGYSFGMDKSTYPVLNLHRLTTYISNKHGVISISNLKNETIHCLDSSYSSFKQWSAYRSIYAEITWNSCTYMLRNGVWYKVADTFVDSINDALSRIPHYTITLPEFDHNDEQHYNMFVASAISDIELLDRDTVTFGGRYSKIEVCDLIKASTDLIHVKKYTSSQTLSHLFYQGLVSAETESPLIS, encoded by the coding sequence ATGCCTAGTGTAATAACAGAGAAAGTATTCCAACTCACCATCTATCTGGTCAAAAATAATAATGCTGCCAATGAAGACTTAGTAAAAGTCGGAAACGCGAAACCTCCAGTGTCATTTGAAATATCTGGAGCACCCGCGACACTATATGTTCGCCGGCGGAAAACAAAAACTCCCGATTGGACAACACTACTTCTGCAATCAGAGGATGTCCAAGCTAGTCTTTTCGATGAAAACTCAAGTAGCGGAGCCCTTTTGGTTGTCCGACTGACCGATGCTACTTTTCTTGTCACTTTCGGATTAGGCCATACATTGCATAACCCTGAGGCCATTGAGCGTGATTTCGGCCTTCGTGTAGCACTAAACTCAACGAAAAGCTCTGAAATTCGTAGTATGGATAAAGCCACCAGTGAATTGACTCCGCTGAACTCCAGAACACAAAGCAGCTTAGGAGTGGACATTGAGCAACTATTAATTGATACCGAAACTGACTTGCTCTATGCCATTACAGGGATCAGTAATGTTGATATGTTCGGAAGTGTTGTTACTGGACGAGATTCTCTGACTATAAAACCTAAATTAGAGTTGGGCCACTTACCCAGAATATTACGCAAAACACTAGAACGTTACCAGGCTGGTTTACCTTCTGATTACGAATGGGTAGATAACATTCGTCGAGAAAAAGACACGACAGTGGTAACGCAGTTAGAGAGTAAGTTGCTTCAAGATATACAGAGTGGCAGCAATACTAAGATATGGCTGGGCGAACCTGAAATTGTCGATTGGGAAACAAATCTGGGGTATTCGTTCGGGATGGATAAGAGTACTTATCCTGTATTAAACCTGCATAGATTGACCACATATATATCAAATAAGCATGGGGTAATATCAATCTCAAATCTCAAGAATGAAACAATCCATTGCCTAGATTCATCCTATTCATCATTTAAGCAGTGGTCTGCTTATCGCAGCATTTACGCAGAAATCACCTGGAACAGCTGCACTTATATGCTTCGCAATGGTGTGTGGTACAAAGTTGCAGATACTTTTGTTGATAGTATCAACGATGCTTTAAGCAGAATTCCACATTACACAATCACCTTGCCTGAATTTGACCATAACGATGAGCAGCACTACAACATGTTCGTCGCATCAGCAATCTCAGATATAGAGCTGCTTGACAGAGATACCGTCACATTTGGTGGACGCTACAGCAAAATTGAAGTTTGCGATTTAATAAAAGCAAGTACAGATCTGATACATGTCAAAAAATACACAAGTTCACAGACCCTCAGTCATCTGTTTTATCAGGGTTTGGTATCTGCAGAGACTGAATCGCCACTAATTTCCTAG